A genomic window from Camelus ferus isolate YT-003-E chromosome X, BCGSAC_Cfer_1.0, whole genome shotgun sequence includes:
- the BCORL1 gene encoding BCL-6 corepressor-like protein 1 isoform X2, whose translation MISTAPLYSGVHNWTSSDRIRMCGINEERRAPLSDEESTTGDCQHFGSQEFCVSSSFSKVELTAVGSGSNARGADPDGSATEKLGHKSEDKPDDAQPKMDYAGHVAEAGGPLVPLSSPGDGLKLPASDGPEAGNGTADCSWTPLSTQMSKQVDCSPAGAKALDSRHSVGEKNTFILATLGTGVPVEGTLPLVTTNFSPLPAPICPPAPSSASVPPSVPDPFQVPLSVPTPVPHSGLVPVQVATSVPAPSPPLAPVPALAPAPPSVPTLLSDSNPLSVSASVLVPVPASAPPSGPVPLSAPAPTPLSVPVSAPPLALIQAPVPPSAPTLVLAPVPTPVLAPMPASTPPAAPAPPSVPMPTPTPSSGPPSTPTLIPAFAPTPVPAPTPAPIFTPAPTPMPAATPTAIPTSAPIPASFSLSRVCFPAAQAPAMQKVPLSFQPGTVLTPSQPLVYIPPPSCGQPLSVATLPTTLGVSSTLTLPVLPSYLQDRCLPGVLASPELRSYPYAFSVARPLTSDSKLVSLEVNRLPCTSPSGSTSTQPAPDGVPGPLADTSLSTASAKVLPPPQPLLPAPSVSSAPQHPAKMPGGTEQQTEGTSVTFSPLKSPPQLEREMASPPECSEMPLDLSSKSNRQKLPLPNQRKTPPMPVLTPVHTSSKALLSTVLSRSQRTTQAAGSNVTSCLGSTSSPFVIFPEIVRNGDPSTWVKNSTALISTIPGTYVGVANPVPASLLLNKDPNLGLNRDPRHLPKQEPISIIDQGEPKSTGAPCGKKGTQAGTEGQPSTVKRYTPARIAPGLPGCQTKELSLWKPTGPANIYPRCSVNGKPTSTQVLPVGWSPYHQASLLSIGISSAGQLTPSQGVPIRPTSIVSEFSGVPSLGPSEAVHGLPEGQPRPGGPFAPEQDTGTKNKTCRIAAKPYEEQVNPVLLTLSPQTGTLALSVQPSSGDLRVNQGPEESESHLCPDSTPKLEGPQGACGLKLAGDTKPKNQVLATYMSHELVLATPQNLHKMPELPLLPHDSRPKELILDVVQSGKRASSTELSQLGSQVDLGRVKMEKVDGDVVFNLATCFRADGLPAAPQRSQAEVRSKAGQARVKQESIGIFACKNKWQPDAAVTDGVTECLPPKKMKCGKEKDGEEQQPQAKVMVRSSHGPKCRKPPSDPQEPPKKSPRGASDSGKEHNGVRVKHKHRKPTKPESQSPGKRADGHEEGSICSSFAGMADSDMGSQEVFPTEEEEEVTPTPAKRRKVRKTQRDTQYRSHHAQDKTLLSQGRRHLWRAREMPWRTEAARQMWDTNEEEEEDEEEGLVKRKKRRRQKSRKYQTGEYLTEQEEEQRRKGRADLKARKQKTSSQSSEHRLRNRNLLLPNKAQGISDSPNGFLPNNLEEPACLENSEKPSGKRKCKTKHMATVSEEAKGKGRWSQQKTRSPKSPTPVKPTEPCTPSKSRSAGPEEALESPTARQIPPEARRLIVNKNAGETLLQRAARLGYKDVVLYCLQKDSEDVNHRDNAGYTALHEACSRGWTDILNILLEHGANVNCSAQDGTRPVHDAVVNDNLETIWLLLSYGADPTLATYSGQTAVKLASSDTMKRFLSDHLSDLQGRAEGDPGVSWDFYSSSVLEEKDGFACDLLHNPPGSSDQEGDDVEEDDFMFELSDKPLLPCYNLQVSVSRGPCNWFLFTDVLKRLKLSSRIFQARFPHFEIATLPKAEFYRQVASSQLLTPAERPGGLDATSAPGSSETVELVRYEAELLRLLGSDVEFQPWNS comes from the exons AAGAGCACCTCTTTCTGATGAGGAGTCCACGACAGGTGACTGCCAGCACTTTGGATCTCAGGAGTTTTGTGTCAGCAGCAGTTTTTCCAAG GTGGAGCTCACGGCAGTTGGAAGTGGCAGCAATGCCCGGGGGGCAGACCCAGATGGCAGTGCAACAGAAAAACTTGGGCACAAGTCAGAAGACAAGCCTGACGATGCCCAGCCCAAAATGGACTATGCTGGGCATGTGGCAGAGGCGGGGGGCCCCTTGGTCCCACTGAGCAGCCCTGGAGACGGGCTCAAGCTTCCAGCTTCCGACGGCCCCGAGGCCGGCAACGGCACGGCCGACTGCTCCTGGACTCCCCTCAGCACCCAAATGAGCAAACAGGTGGACTGCTCGCCAGCCGGGGCGAAGGCTTTGGACTCTAGGCACAGCGTTGGGGAGAAGAATACTTTCATTTTGGCAACTCTGGGAACTGGCGTCCCCGTGGAGGGCACCCTGCCTCTGGTCACCACTAACTTCAGTCCACTGCCAGCTCCCATCTGCCCCCCGGCTCCCAGTTCGGCCTCCGTTCCCCCGTCTGTTCCGGATCCATTCCAGGttcccctctctgtccccaccccagtgcccCATTCCGGGCTTGTTCCTGTCCAGGTTGCCACTTCAGTTCcggctccttcccctcccttagCACCAGTCCCGGCCCTGGCTCCAGCACCACCATCAGTGCCCACACTCCTCTCCGACTCAAACCCCCTTTCGGTTTCAGCTTCAGTCTTGGTGCCCGTGCCAGCTTCTGCTCCCCCATCAGGCCCTGTGCCCCTTTCGGCTCCGGCCCCTACCCCCCTCTCAGTCCCAGTTTCAGCTCCTCCCTTGGCTCTGATCCAGGCTCCTGTGCCCCCTTCCGCTCCGACGCTGGTCCTCGCACCTGTCCCCACTCCAGTCCTGGCTCCCATGCCGGCGTCCACGcccccagcagctcctgcccCTCCGTCAGTGCCGATGCCCACCCCGACCCCATCCTCTGGCCCGCCTTCTACTCCCACCCTCATCCCTGCCTTTGCTCCTACACCGGTGCCtgcacccaccccagccccaatCTTTACTCCAGCCCCCACACCCATGCCGGCTGCCACACCAACTGCCATTCCCACCTCTGCACCCATCCCGGCCTCCTTTAGTTTGAGTCGAGTGTGTTTTCCTGCAGCTCAGGCACCAGCTATGCAAAAAGTCCCCCTGTCCTTTCAGCCAGGGACAGTACTGACCCCGAGCCAGCCGCTGGTATACATCCCGCCTCCGAGCTGTGGGCAGCCACTCAGCGTGGCCACACTGCCAACAACCCTGGGGGTCTCCTCCACTCTTACACTCCCTGTCCTGCCATCCTACCTGCAGGACAGGTGTCTCCCTGGCGTGCTGGCCTCCCCAGAGCTACGGTCTTACCCATACGCATTTTCTGTGGCCCGACCTCTGACTTCAGATTCCAAGCTGGTCTCTCTGGAGGTGAACAGGCTCCCCTGCACTTCCCCATCAGGCAGCACCAGCACCCAGCCTGCTCCCGATGGGGTCCCCGGGCCTTTGGCAGATACTTCCCTCTCCACTGCTTCTGCCAAGGTGCTTCCACCTCCACAGCCTCTGCTGCCAGCCCCCAGCGTGAGCTCAGCCCCACAGCACCCTGCCAAGATGCCAGGTGGCACCGAGCAGCAAACTGAAGGGACTTCCGTCACCTTCTCACCCCTCAAGTCACCTCCACAGCTGGAGCGAGAGATGGCCTCTCCGCCTGAGTGCAGTGAGATGCCCCTCGACCTCTCGTCCAAGTCCAACCGCCAGAAACTCCCGTTGCCGAACCAACGCAAGACACCTCCCATGCCCGTGTTGACCCCAGTGCACACCAGCAGCAAGGCCCTCCTCTCCACAGTCCTGTCTAGGTCTCAGCGCACTACCCAGGCTGCCGGCAGCAATGTCACTTCATGCCTGGGCTCTACTTCCTCACCCTTCGTCATCTTTCCTGAGATCGTGAGGAATGGGGACCCGAGCACTTGGGTGAAGAACTCCACTGCGCTGATCAGCACTATTCCTGGCACCTACGTGGGAGTGGCTAACCCAGTGCCTGCGTCCCTCCTACTGAACAAAGACCCCAACCTGGGCCTCAACCGAGACCCCCGCCACCTCCCCAAGCAGGAGCCCATCTCCATCATCGATCAAGGAGAGCCCAAGAGCACTGGTGCCCCCTGTGGCAAGAAGGGTACCCAGGCTGGGACTGAGGGACAGCCAAGCACAGTCAAACGTTACACCCCAGCCCGCATCGCCCCTGGGCTACCAGGCTGTCAAACCAAGGAGCTCTCTCTGTGGAAGCCCACGGGGCCAGCAAATATTTACCCACGTTGTTCAGTCAACGGGAAACCCACCAGCACCCAGGTCCTGCCTGTTGGCTGGTCACCCTACCACCAGGCATCTCTGCTTTCCATCGGCATTTCCAGTGCCGGGCAGCTGACCCCCAGCCAGGGGGTGCCCATCAGGCCCACCAGCATCGTCTCTGAGTTTTCTGGTGTGCCGTCTCTTGGACCCAGTGAGGCTGTGCATGGACTTCCAGAGGGACAGCCACGGCCCGGGGGCCCCTTTGCTCCAGAGCAGGACACTGGCACAAAGAACAAAACTTGCCGGATTGCTGCCAAGCCTTACGAAGAACAAGTCAATCCTGTTCTCCTGACGCTCAGCCCTCAGACGGGGACCCTGGCGCTGTCTGTTCAGCCTAGCAGTGGGGACCTGAGAGTGAATCAGGGGCCTGAGGAATCAGAGAGCCACCTCTGCCCCGACAGCACCCCTAAGCTGGAAGGCCCCCAGGGGGCTTGTGGCCTGAAGCTGGCAGGAGACACGAAGCCTAAGAACCAAGTGCTGGCTACCTACATGTCCCACGAGCTGGTCCTGGCCACCCCCCAGAACCTGCACAAGATGCCCGAGCTGCCTTTGCTACCTCATGACAGCCGCCCTAAGGAACTCATCTTGGACGTGGTCCAGAGTGGCAAGAGGGCCTCCAGCACAGAGCTTTCGCAGCTTGGAAGCCAGGTGGACCTGGGGCGGGTGAAAATGGAGAAGGTGGATGGTGATGTGGTCTTCAATTTAGCCACCTGCTTCCGGGCCGATGGCCTCCCAGCAGCTCCCCAGAGGAGCCAAGCCGAAGTGCGGAGTAAGGCCGGGCAGGCTCGAGTGAAACAGGAAAGCATAGGCATCTTTGCTTGCAAGAACAAGTGGCAGCCAGACGCAGCAGTGACCGATGGGGTGACCGAATGTCTACCGCCCAAGAAAATGAAGTGTGGGAAAGAGAAGGACGGTGAGGAGcagcagccacaagccaaggtcATGGTCCGGAGTTCCCATGGACCCAAG TGCCGGAAGCCGCCTAGCGACCCCCAGGAACCCCCCAAGAAAAGCCCCAGAGGGGCTTCAGATTCAGGAAAAGAGCACAATGGAGTCAGGGTAAAGCACAAGCACCGGAAGCCAACAAAGCCAGAGTCCCAGTCTCCAGGAAAACGAGCTGATGGCCACGAGGAAG GAAGCATCTGTAGCTCCTTTGCTGGTATGGCAGACAGTGACATGGGAAGCCAGGAAGTCTTCcccacagaggaggaagaggaggtgaccCCGACCCCAGCTAAGCGTCGAAAGGTGAGAAAGACCCAACGGGATACCCAGTATCGCAGCCACCATGCCCAGGACAAGACTCTGCTGAGCCAGGGCCGCAGGCACCTGTGGCGCGCCCGAGAGATGCCCTGGAGGACAGAGGCTGCCCGGCAAATGTGGGACACCaacgaggaggaagaggaagatgaggaggagggccTGGTCAAGAGGAAGAAACGGAGACGGCAGAAGAGCCGAAAATACCAGACTGGGGAGTATCTGACCGAGCAGGAAGAAGAGCAGCGGCGGAAAGGGAGAGCAG ATTTAAAGGCCCGTAAGCAGAAGACTTCCTCCCAAAGTTCAGAGCACCGCCTCAGGAACAGAAACCTTCTCTTGCCCAACAAAGCCCAGGGGATCTCGGATTCACCAAATGGTTTCCTCCCAAATAACCTGGAGGAGCCAGCTTGccttgaaaattcagaaaagccATCAGGAAAACGAAAGTGCAAGACCAAGCATATGGCAACGGTCTCAGAAGAGGCAAAG GGCAAAGGGCGTTGGAGCCAGCAGAAGACACGATCTCCTAAATCTCCCACCCCAGTGAAACCCACGGAACCATGCACACCCTCTAAGTCCCGAAGTGCCGGCCCAGAGGAGGCCTTGGAGTCACCTACAGCCCGGCAGATCCCCCCAGAGGCTCGTCGGCTCATAGTGAACAAAAACGCTGGCGAAACCCTCCTGCAGCGGGCCGCCCGTCTTGGCTATAAG GACGTTGTGCTCTACTGCCTCCAGAAAGACAGCGAAGACGTGAATCACCGCGACAATGCCGGCTACACGGCCCTGCACGAGGCCTGCTCCCGGGGCTGGACCGACATTCTGAACATCCTGCTGGAACACGGGGCCAACGTGAACTGCAGTGCACAAGACGGCACAAG GCCGGTTCACGATGCCGTGGTCAACGACAACCTGGAGACCATCTGGCTCTTGCTGTCCTATGGGGCCGACCCCACACTGGCCACCTACTCGGGACAGACGGCCGTGAAGCTGGCCAGCAGCGACACCATGAAGCGTTTTCTCAGTG ATCACCTCTCGGACCTCCAGGGCCGGGCAGAGGGTGATCCTGGCGTGTCCTGGGACTTTTACAGCAGTTCTGTGTTGG AGGAAAAAGATGGGTTTGCCTGTGACCTCCTACATAATCCTCCTGGGAGCTCTGATCAAGAAGGAGATGATGTGGAAGAGGATGATTTTATGTTTGAGCTCTCAGACAAGCCTCTGCTCCCTTGCTACAACCTCCAAGTGTCAGTGTCCCGCGG
- the BCORL1 gene encoding BCL-6 corepressor-like protein 1 isoform X1, translating into MISTAPLYSGVHNWTSSDRIRMCGINEERRAPLSDEESTTGDCQHFGSQEFCVSSSFSKVELTAVGSGSNARGADPDGSATEKLGHKSEDKPDDAQPKMDYAGHVAEAGGPLVPLSSPGDGLKLPASDGPEAGNGTADCSWTPLSTQMSKQVDCSPAGAKALDSRHSVGEKNTFILATLGTGVPVEGTLPLVTTNFSPLPAPICPPAPSSASVPPSVPDPFQVPLSVPTPVPHSGLVPVQVATSVPAPSPPLAPVPALAPAPPSVPTLLSDSNPLSVSASVLVPVPASAPPSGPVPLSAPAPTPLSVPVSAPPLALIQAPVPPSAPTLVLAPVPTPVLAPMPASTPPAAPAPPSVPMPTPTPSSGPPSTPTLIPAFAPTPVPAPTPAPIFTPAPTPMPAATPTAIPTSAPIPASFSLSRVCFPAAQAPAMQKVPLSFQPGTVLTPSQPLVYIPPPSCGQPLSVATLPTTLGVSSTLTLPVLPSYLQDRCLPGVLASPELRSYPYAFSVARPLTSDSKLVSLEVNRLPCTSPSGSTSTQPAPDGVPGPLADTSLSTASAKVLPPPQPLLPAPSVSSAPQHPAKMPGGTEQQTEGTSVTFSPLKSPPQLEREMASPPECSEMPLDLSSKSNRQKLPLPNQRKTPPMPVLTPVHTSSKALLSTVLSRSQRTTQAAGSNVTSCLGSTSSPFVIFPEIVRNGDPSTWVKNSTALISTIPGTYVGVANPVPASLLLNKDPNLGLNRDPRHLPKQEPISIIDQGEPKSTGAPCGKKGTQAGTEGQPSTVKRYTPARIAPGLPGCQTKELSLWKPTGPANIYPRCSVNGKPTSTQVLPVGWSPYHQASLLSIGISSAGQLTPSQGVPIRPTSIVSEFSGVPSLGPSEAVHGLPEGQPRPGGPFAPEQDTGTKNKTCRIAAKPYEEQVNPVLLTLSPQTGTLALSVQPSSGDLRVNQGPEESESHLCPDSTPKLEGPQGACGLKLAGDTKPKNQVLATYMSHELVLATPQNLHKMPELPLLPHDSRPKELILDVVQSGKRASSTELSQLGSQVDLGRVKMEKVDGDVVFNLATCFRADGLPAAPQRSQAEVRSKAGQARVKQESIGIFACKNKWQPDAAVTDGVTECLPPKKMKCGKEKDGEEQQPQAKVMVRSSHGPKCRKPPSDPQEPPKKSPRGASDSGKEHNGVRVKHKHRKPTKPESQSPGKRADGHEEGSLEKKAKSSFRDFIPVVLSTRTRSQSGSICSSFAGMADSDMGSQEVFPTEEEEEVTPTPAKRRKVRKTQRDTQYRSHHAQDKTLLSQGRRHLWRAREMPWRTEAARQMWDTNEEEEEDEEEGLVKRKKRRRQKSRKYQTGEYLTEQEEEQRRKGRADLKARKQKTSSQSSEHRLRNRNLLLPNKAQGISDSPNGFLPNNLEEPACLENSEKPSGKRKCKTKHMATVSEEAKGKGRWSQQKTRSPKSPTPVKPTEPCTPSKSRSAGPEEALESPTARQIPPEARRLIVNKNAGETLLQRAARLGYKDVVLYCLQKDSEDVNHRDNAGYTALHEACSRGWTDILNILLEHGANVNCSAQDGTRPVHDAVVNDNLETIWLLLSYGADPTLATYSGQTAVKLASSDTMKRFLSDHLSDLQGRAEGDPGVSWDFYSSSVLEEKDGFACDLLHNPPGSSDQEGDDVEEDDFMFELSDKPLLPCYNLQVSVSRGPCNWFLFTDVLKRLKLSSRIFQARFPHFEIATLPKAEFYRQVASSQLLTPAERPGGLDATSAPGSSETVELVRYEAELLRLLGSDVEFQPWNS; encoded by the exons AAGAGCACCTCTTTCTGATGAGGAGTCCACGACAGGTGACTGCCAGCACTTTGGATCTCAGGAGTTTTGTGTCAGCAGCAGTTTTTCCAAG GTGGAGCTCACGGCAGTTGGAAGTGGCAGCAATGCCCGGGGGGCAGACCCAGATGGCAGTGCAACAGAAAAACTTGGGCACAAGTCAGAAGACAAGCCTGACGATGCCCAGCCCAAAATGGACTATGCTGGGCATGTGGCAGAGGCGGGGGGCCCCTTGGTCCCACTGAGCAGCCCTGGAGACGGGCTCAAGCTTCCAGCTTCCGACGGCCCCGAGGCCGGCAACGGCACGGCCGACTGCTCCTGGACTCCCCTCAGCACCCAAATGAGCAAACAGGTGGACTGCTCGCCAGCCGGGGCGAAGGCTTTGGACTCTAGGCACAGCGTTGGGGAGAAGAATACTTTCATTTTGGCAACTCTGGGAACTGGCGTCCCCGTGGAGGGCACCCTGCCTCTGGTCACCACTAACTTCAGTCCACTGCCAGCTCCCATCTGCCCCCCGGCTCCCAGTTCGGCCTCCGTTCCCCCGTCTGTTCCGGATCCATTCCAGGttcccctctctgtccccaccccagtgcccCATTCCGGGCTTGTTCCTGTCCAGGTTGCCACTTCAGTTCcggctccttcccctcccttagCACCAGTCCCGGCCCTGGCTCCAGCACCACCATCAGTGCCCACACTCCTCTCCGACTCAAACCCCCTTTCGGTTTCAGCTTCAGTCTTGGTGCCCGTGCCAGCTTCTGCTCCCCCATCAGGCCCTGTGCCCCTTTCGGCTCCGGCCCCTACCCCCCTCTCAGTCCCAGTTTCAGCTCCTCCCTTGGCTCTGATCCAGGCTCCTGTGCCCCCTTCCGCTCCGACGCTGGTCCTCGCACCTGTCCCCACTCCAGTCCTGGCTCCCATGCCGGCGTCCACGcccccagcagctcctgcccCTCCGTCAGTGCCGATGCCCACCCCGACCCCATCCTCTGGCCCGCCTTCTACTCCCACCCTCATCCCTGCCTTTGCTCCTACACCGGTGCCtgcacccaccccagccccaatCTTTACTCCAGCCCCCACACCCATGCCGGCTGCCACACCAACTGCCATTCCCACCTCTGCACCCATCCCGGCCTCCTTTAGTTTGAGTCGAGTGTGTTTTCCTGCAGCTCAGGCACCAGCTATGCAAAAAGTCCCCCTGTCCTTTCAGCCAGGGACAGTACTGACCCCGAGCCAGCCGCTGGTATACATCCCGCCTCCGAGCTGTGGGCAGCCACTCAGCGTGGCCACACTGCCAACAACCCTGGGGGTCTCCTCCACTCTTACACTCCCTGTCCTGCCATCCTACCTGCAGGACAGGTGTCTCCCTGGCGTGCTGGCCTCCCCAGAGCTACGGTCTTACCCATACGCATTTTCTGTGGCCCGACCTCTGACTTCAGATTCCAAGCTGGTCTCTCTGGAGGTGAACAGGCTCCCCTGCACTTCCCCATCAGGCAGCACCAGCACCCAGCCTGCTCCCGATGGGGTCCCCGGGCCTTTGGCAGATACTTCCCTCTCCACTGCTTCTGCCAAGGTGCTTCCACCTCCACAGCCTCTGCTGCCAGCCCCCAGCGTGAGCTCAGCCCCACAGCACCCTGCCAAGATGCCAGGTGGCACCGAGCAGCAAACTGAAGGGACTTCCGTCACCTTCTCACCCCTCAAGTCACCTCCACAGCTGGAGCGAGAGATGGCCTCTCCGCCTGAGTGCAGTGAGATGCCCCTCGACCTCTCGTCCAAGTCCAACCGCCAGAAACTCCCGTTGCCGAACCAACGCAAGACACCTCCCATGCCCGTGTTGACCCCAGTGCACACCAGCAGCAAGGCCCTCCTCTCCACAGTCCTGTCTAGGTCTCAGCGCACTACCCAGGCTGCCGGCAGCAATGTCACTTCATGCCTGGGCTCTACTTCCTCACCCTTCGTCATCTTTCCTGAGATCGTGAGGAATGGGGACCCGAGCACTTGGGTGAAGAACTCCACTGCGCTGATCAGCACTATTCCTGGCACCTACGTGGGAGTGGCTAACCCAGTGCCTGCGTCCCTCCTACTGAACAAAGACCCCAACCTGGGCCTCAACCGAGACCCCCGCCACCTCCCCAAGCAGGAGCCCATCTCCATCATCGATCAAGGAGAGCCCAAGAGCACTGGTGCCCCCTGTGGCAAGAAGGGTACCCAGGCTGGGACTGAGGGACAGCCAAGCACAGTCAAACGTTACACCCCAGCCCGCATCGCCCCTGGGCTACCAGGCTGTCAAACCAAGGAGCTCTCTCTGTGGAAGCCCACGGGGCCAGCAAATATTTACCCACGTTGTTCAGTCAACGGGAAACCCACCAGCACCCAGGTCCTGCCTGTTGGCTGGTCACCCTACCACCAGGCATCTCTGCTTTCCATCGGCATTTCCAGTGCCGGGCAGCTGACCCCCAGCCAGGGGGTGCCCATCAGGCCCACCAGCATCGTCTCTGAGTTTTCTGGTGTGCCGTCTCTTGGACCCAGTGAGGCTGTGCATGGACTTCCAGAGGGACAGCCACGGCCCGGGGGCCCCTTTGCTCCAGAGCAGGACACTGGCACAAAGAACAAAACTTGCCGGATTGCTGCCAAGCCTTACGAAGAACAAGTCAATCCTGTTCTCCTGACGCTCAGCCCTCAGACGGGGACCCTGGCGCTGTCTGTTCAGCCTAGCAGTGGGGACCTGAGAGTGAATCAGGGGCCTGAGGAATCAGAGAGCCACCTCTGCCCCGACAGCACCCCTAAGCTGGAAGGCCCCCAGGGGGCTTGTGGCCTGAAGCTGGCAGGAGACACGAAGCCTAAGAACCAAGTGCTGGCTACCTACATGTCCCACGAGCTGGTCCTGGCCACCCCCCAGAACCTGCACAAGATGCCCGAGCTGCCTTTGCTACCTCATGACAGCCGCCCTAAGGAACTCATCTTGGACGTGGTCCAGAGTGGCAAGAGGGCCTCCAGCACAGAGCTTTCGCAGCTTGGAAGCCAGGTGGACCTGGGGCGGGTGAAAATGGAGAAGGTGGATGGTGATGTGGTCTTCAATTTAGCCACCTGCTTCCGGGCCGATGGCCTCCCAGCAGCTCCCCAGAGGAGCCAAGCCGAAGTGCGGAGTAAGGCCGGGCAGGCTCGAGTGAAACAGGAAAGCATAGGCATCTTTGCTTGCAAGAACAAGTGGCAGCCAGACGCAGCAGTGACCGATGGGGTGACCGAATGTCTACCGCCCAAGAAAATGAAGTGTGGGAAAGAGAAGGACGGTGAGGAGcagcagccacaagccaaggtcATGGTCCGGAGTTCCCATGGACCCAAG TGCCGGAAGCCGCCTAGCGACCCCCAGGAACCCCCCAAGAAAAGCCCCAGAGGGGCTTCAGATTCAGGAAAAGAGCACAATGGAGTCAGGGTAAAGCACAAGCACCGGAAGCCAACAAAGCCAGAGTCCCAGTCTCCAGGAAAACGAGCTGATGGCCACGAGGAAG GTTCCttggagaagaaagcaaagagcaGTTTCCGTGACTTCATACCCGTGGTCCTGAGCACCCGGACGCGCAGTCAGTCTG GAAGCATCTGTAGCTCCTTTGCTGGTATGGCAGACAGTGACATGGGAAGCCAGGAAGTCTTCcccacagaggaggaagaggaggtgaccCCGACCCCAGCTAAGCGTCGAAAGGTGAGAAAGACCCAACGGGATACCCAGTATCGCAGCCACCATGCCCAGGACAAGACTCTGCTGAGCCAGGGCCGCAGGCACCTGTGGCGCGCCCGAGAGATGCCCTGGAGGACAGAGGCTGCCCGGCAAATGTGGGACACCaacgaggaggaagaggaagatgaggaggagggccTGGTCAAGAGGAAGAAACGGAGACGGCAGAAGAGCCGAAAATACCAGACTGGGGAGTATCTGACCGAGCAGGAAGAAGAGCAGCGGCGGAAAGGGAGAGCAG ATTTAAAGGCCCGTAAGCAGAAGACTTCCTCCCAAAGTTCAGAGCACCGCCTCAGGAACAGAAACCTTCTCTTGCCCAACAAAGCCCAGGGGATCTCGGATTCACCAAATGGTTTCCTCCCAAATAACCTGGAGGAGCCAGCTTGccttgaaaattcagaaaagccATCAGGAAAACGAAAGTGCAAGACCAAGCATATGGCAACGGTCTCAGAAGAGGCAAAG GGCAAAGGGCGTTGGAGCCAGCAGAAGACACGATCTCCTAAATCTCCCACCCCAGTGAAACCCACGGAACCATGCACACCCTCTAAGTCCCGAAGTGCCGGCCCAGAGGAGGCCTTGGAGTCACCTACAGCCCGGCAGATCCCCCCAGAGGCTCGTCGGCTCATAGTGAACAAAAACGCTGGCGAAACCCTCCTGCAGCGGGCCGCCCGTCTTGGCTATAAG GACGTTGTGCTCTACTGCCTCCAGAAAGACAGCGAAGACGTGAATCACCGCGACAATGCCGGCTACACGGCCCTGCACGAGGCCTGCTCCCGGGGCTGGACCGACATTCTGAACATCCTGCTGGAACACGGGGCCAACGTGAACTGCAGTGCACAAGACGGCACAAG GCCGGTTCACGATGCCGTGGTCAACGACAACCTGGAGACCATCTGGCTCTTGCTGTCCTATGGGGCCGACCCCACACTGGCCACCTACTCGGGACAGACGGCCGTGAAGCTGGCCAGCAGCGACACCATGAAGCGTTTTCTCAGTG ATCACCTCTCGGACCTCCAGGGCCGGGCAGAGGGTGATCCTGGCGTGTCCTGGGACTTTTACAGCAGTTCTGTGTTGG AGGAAAAAGATGGGTTTGCCTGTGACCTCCTACATAATCCTCCTGGGAGCTCTGATCAAGAAGGAGATGATGTGGAAGAGGATGATTTTATGTTTGAGCTCTCAGACAAGCCTCTGCTCCCTTGCTACAACCTCCAAGTGTCAGTGTCCCGCGG